In a genomic window of Melanotaenia boesemani isolate fMelBoe1 chromosome 1, fMelBoe1.pri, whole genome shotgun sequence:
- the pnoca gene encoding prepronociceptin — MKTVVALLLLCLCDPGHSDCQADCLSCSKVLPKLLSFNTMVCLIECKGKVSPSFSWDLCLKALSPPIPTLDGTTRKRSQEEAEALFPEEEEQMQDGLLLPMALQRFDHVARALSMNERDLSGKNSQLSTAYDSQSPLSLENEYEEEEAGHEGEDGVAAGELDDAGLSIYKRFGGFVKGRHGYRRLMSPGRSYQKRYGGFIGIRKSARKWNNQKRFSEFLKQYLGMSARATEFNSMSEDLTQQNEV, encoded by the exons ATGAAGACCGTGGTggctctgctgcttctctgtctGTGTGATCCTGGACACAGTGACTGCCAGGCAGACTGTTTGTCCTGCAGCAAAGTCCTGCCCAAACTCCTCAGTTTCAACACCATG GTGTGTCTCATTGAGTGCAAAGGCAAAGTTTCCCCATCTTTTTCCTGGGACTTATGTCTTAAAGCACTATCGCCACCCATCCCTACCCTAGATGGCACAACAAGGAAAAGATCCCAGGAAGAGGCTGAAGCTCTGTttcctgaggaagaggagcagatgcAAGATGGTCTGTTACTACCCATGGCATTACAGAGATTCGACCATGTGGCCCGGGCACTCAGCATGAATGAGAGAGATCTGAGTGGAAAGAACAGTCAGCTAAGCACTGCTTATGATTCCCAGAGTCCCCTGTCCCTTGAAAACGAATatgaagaagaggaagcagGGCATGAAGGAGAGGATGGTGTGGCAGCAGGTGAACTGGATGATGCAGGACTGAGCATTTACAAGAGGTTTGGCGGCTTCGTTAAAGGAAGGCATGGCTACAGGAGACTGATGTCTCCAGGAAGATCATACCAGAAAAGGTATGGTGGCTTCATCGGTATTCGGAAGTCAGCACGCAAGTGGAACAATCAAAAGCGTTTCAGCGAATTCCTGAAGCAGTATCTGGGGATGAGCGCTCGGGCCACCGAGTTCAACAGCATGTCAGAGGACCTCACCCAACAGAATGAAGTCTAG
- the pdpr gene encoding pyruvate dehydrogenase phosphatase regulatory subunit, mitochondrial isoform X1, which yields MQLCKSVAENTVMCSCVRSSRALSPGLLPRLLLPQNGLRLAGRGFRTSPQCMAVGGDSQLVPLPSQARVVICGGGIVGTSVAYHLAKLGWTDIVLLEQGRLGAGTTRLCAGIVSVAKPISIECQMANYSNSLYQQLEGETGLKTGYVKTGSLCLAQNQDRFISLKRLASRLKVMGISCNIIKPKEMAKLHPLVNIHDLVGALHLPSDAVVSSPDVNHALAVAAAGQGVQILERTSVQQVVVEKGHVMAVETDRGSIECDYFVNCAGQWAYELGQASEVKVSVPLHGCEHFYLLTKPLQEPVSPNTPVVIDMDGRLYARPWQGGLLSGGFEKNPKPIFTEGRNQLEIQNMQEDWDHFEPMLSALLRRMPGLESAEIHQLVNCPESFTPDMRCLMGETPGVSGYYVLAGMNSSGLAFAGGAGKYLAEWMTYGYPTANVWPLDIKRFGNLQSSRTFLRHRVMEVMPLLYELKVPRWDFQTGRQLRTSPLYDRLDTQGARWMEKHGFERPKYFVPPGKDLLSLDQSKTFYKPDWFDIVGAEVKCCKEAVCVIDMSSFTKFELTSTGDQALDLLQHLCANDLDVPVGHIVHTGMLNERGGYENDCSVVRLSKNSFFIISPTDQQVHCWSWIKKHMPNDPHLHLEDVSWKYTALNLIGPRAMDVLAELSYVSMTPDHFPSMFCKEMSVGYANGIRVMSMTHTGEPGFMLYIPIEYALHVYNEVMSVGQKYGIRNAGYYALRSLRIEKFFAFWGQDLDTFTTPLECGREFRVKFDKDTNFLGREALLQQRQDGVFRRFVMLVLEDHDTEMDLWPWWGEPVYRNGELAGTTTSSAYSYTLERHVCLGFVSPPPGAEGLPTPITPDFINRGDYEVDIAGQRYPAKAKLYPFSSLFTQQKRRKEDMELSNLQGK from the exons ATGCAACTTTGTAAATCAG ttgcaGAAAACACAGTTATGTGCAGCTGTGTGCGGAGCTCCAGGGCTCTGTCCCCTGGCTTGCTCCCCAGGTTGCTGCTTCCCCAGAATGGGTTGAGGTTGGCAGGCAGGGGCTTCAGGACCTCCCCCCAGTGCATGGCTGTCGGCGGAGACTCCCAGCTGGTTCCTCTGCCCAGCCAGGCCCGGGTTGTGATCTGCGGAGGAGGAATTGTCGGAACATCAGTGGCCTATCACCTGGCCAAACTGGGCTGGACTGATATCGTGCTACTTGAGCAGGGCAG GCTTGGCGCAGGAACAACCAGACTGTGTGCTGGCATTGTAAGTGTGGCTAAGCCTATTTCCATTGAATGTCAGATGGCCAACTACTCCAATAGTCTTTACCAGCAACTGGAGGGAGAGACGGGGCTTAAAACAG GATATGTGAAGACAGGTTCCTTGTGTCTGGCGCAAAATCAAGATCGTTTTATCTCTCTTAAGCGGCTGGCATCAAGACTGAA GGTAATGGGAATCAGCTGTAACATAATTAAACCAAAAGAGATGGCCAAACTCCACCCCCTTGTTAATATTCATGACTTGGTGGGGGCACTTCACCTCCCCTCTGACGCTGTGGTCTCCTCACCTGATGTTAACCATGCACTAGCTGTGGCCGCTGCAGGACAAG GTGTTCAGATACTGGAGCGAACCAGTGTTCAGCAGGTTGTGGTGGAGAAGGGCCACGTGATGGCGGTGGAAACTGACCGTGGCTCCATCGAGTGTGACTATTTTGTCAACTGTGCTGGCCAG TGGGCTTACGAGCTGGGTCAGGCTAGTGAGGTGAAGGTGTCGGTTCCTCTCCATGGCTGTGAGCACTTCTATCTCCTCACCAAACCTCTCCAGGAGCCAGTTTCACCCAACACACCAG TGGTGATTGATATGGACGGGAGGTTATATGCAAGGCCATGGCAGGGAGGCCTCTTGTCTGGAGGTTTTGAGAAGAACCCCAAACCCATCTTCACTGAGGGCCGCAACCAGCTGGAGATCCAGAACATGCAGGAGGACTGGGATCACTTTG AGCCGATGCTCAGCGCCCTGCTGAGGAGAATGCCAGGTCTCGAGTCTGCTGAGATCCATCAGCTGGTCAACTGTCCGGAGTCTTTCACACCGGACATGCGCTGCCTGATGGGGGAGACGCCGGGTGTGTCTGGCTACTATGTGCTGGCAGGGATGAACTCCTCGGGCCTGGCCTTCGCTGGAGGAGCTGGAAA GTACCTGGCTGAGTGGATGACTTATGGCTACCCCACAGCTAACGTCTGGCCGCTGGACATCAAACGCTTTGGCAACCTGCAAAGCAGCCGAACCTTCCTGCGACACAGAGTGATGGAAGTCATGC CTTTGCTGTATGAGCTGAAGGTCCCTCGGTGGGACTTTCAGACTGGGCGCCAGCTGAGGACCAGTCCTCTGTACGACCGTCTGGACACCCAAGGGGCTCGCTGGATGGAGAAACATGGCTTTGAAAGGCCAAAGTACTTTGTTCCTCCTGGGAAAG ATTTGCTGTCTCTGGACCAGAGTAAGACCTTCTACAAACCAGACTGGTTCGACATTGTTGGAGCAGAGGTGAAATGCTGCAAAGAGGCCGTCTGTGTCATCGACATGTCCTCCTTCACCAAGTTTGAATTGACT TCCACAGGGGACCAGGCTTTGGATCTGCTGCAGCATCTGTGTGCCAATGATCTGGATGTTCCAGTTGGACACATTGTCCACACTGGCATGCTGAATGAGAGAGGGGGCTACGAGAATGACTGCAGCGTGGTCCGTCTCAGCAAGAACAG cttCTTCATCATCTCTCCGACAGACCAGCAGGTCCACTGTTGGTCCTGGATAAAGAAGCACATGCCCAATGACCCACATCTCCACCTAGAGGACGTCAGCTGGAAGTACACAG ctttaaatctgaTCGGACCACGTGCAATGGATGTTCTGGCTGAGCTGTCGTATGTTTCCATGACGCCTGACCACTTCCCCTCCATGTTCTGTAAG gaGATGAGTGTGGGCTATGCCAATGGCATCAGAGTGATGAGTATGACACACACTGGAGAACCAGGTTTCATGCTCTACATCCCTATAGAG TATGCGCTTCACGTGTACAATGAAGTGATGTCAGTGGGTCAGAAGTATGGCATTCGTAATGCAGGGTACTACGCACTGAGGAGCCTTCGCATTGAGAAATTCTTTGCCTTCTGGGgtcaggacctggacaccttcaCCACCCCGTTGGAGTGCGGACGAGAGTTCAGGGTCAAGTTTGACAAG GACACTAATTTCCTTGGTCGAGAGGCGTTGCTGCAGCAACGTCAGGATGGTGTGTTCCGGCGGTTTGTCATGCTGGTTCTGGAGGATCATGACACCGAGATGGACCTGTGGCCGTGGTGGGGCGAGCCCGTCTACCGTAACGGTGAACTGGCTGGAACAACCACCAGCAGCGCCTACAGCTACACCCTGGAGCGTCATGTGTGCCTGGGCTTCGTGTCTCCTCCCCCAGGAGCTGAGGGGCTCCCGACACCCATCACCCCTGATTTCATCAACCGCGGGGACTACGAGGTGGACATTGCTGGTCAGCGCTATCCAGCCAAAGCCAAACTGTACCCcttcagctccctcttcacccaACAAAAACGCCGCAAGGAAGACATGGAGCTCAGCAATCTTCAGGGAAAGTGA
- the pdpr gene encoding pyruvate dehydrogenase phosphatase regulatory subunit, mitochondrial isoform X2, with protein MCSCVRSSRALSPGLLPRLLLPQNGLRLAGRGFRTSPQCMAVGGDSQLVPLPSQARVVICGGGIVGTSVAYHLAKLGWTDIVLLEQGRLGAGTTRLCAGIVSVAKPISIECQMANYSNSLYQQLEGETGLKTGYVKTGSLCLAQNQDRFISLKRLASRLKVMGISCNIIKPKEMAKLHPLVNIHDLVGALHLPSDAVVSSPDVNHALAVAAAGQGVQILERTSVQQVVVEKGHVMAVETDRGSIECDYFVNCAGQWAYELGQASEVKVSVPLHGCEHFYLLTKPLQEPVSPNTPVVIDMDGRLYARPWQGGLLSGGFEKNPKPIFTEGRNQLEIQNMQEDWDHFEPMLSALLRRMPGLESAEIHQLVNCPESFTPDMRCLMGETPGVSGYYVLAGMNSSGLAFAGGAGKYLAEWMTYGYPTANVWPLDIKRFGNLQSSRTFLRHRVMEVMPLLYELKVPRWDFQTGRQLRTSPLYDRLDTQGARWMEKHGFERPKYFVPPGKDLLSLDQSKTFYKPDWFDIVGAEVKCCKEAVCVIDMSSFTKFELTSTGDQALDLLQHLCANDLDVPVGHIVHTGMLNERGGYENDCSVVRLSKNSFFIISPTDQQVHCWSWIKKHMPNDPHLHLEDVSWKYTALNLIGPRAMDVLAELSYVSMTPDHFPSMFCKEMSVGYANGIRVMSMTHTGEPGFMLYIPIEYALHVYNEVMSVGQKYGIRNAGYYALRSLRIEKFFAFWGQDLDTFTTPLECGREFRVKFDKDTNFLGREALLQQRQDGVFRRFVMLVLEDHDTEMDLWPWWGEPVYRNGELAGTTTSSAYSYTLERHVCLGFVSPPPGAEGLPTPITPDFINRGDYEVDIAGQRYPAKAKLYPFSSLFTQQKRRKEDMELSNLQGK; from the exons ATGTGCAGCTGTGTGCGGAGCTCCAGGGCTCTGTCCCCTGGCTTGCTCCCCAGGTTGCTGCTTCCCCAGAATGGGTTGAGGTTGGCAGGCAGGGGCTTCAGGACCTCCCCCCAGTGCATGGCTGTCGGCGGAGACTCCCAGCTGGTTCCTCTGCCCAGCCAGGCCCGGGTTGTGATCTGCGGAGGAGGAATTGTCGGAACATCAGTGGCCTATCACCTGGCCAAACTGGGCTGGACTGATATCGTGCTACTTGAGCAGGGCAG GCTTGGCGCAGGAACAACCAGACTGTGTGCTGGCATTGTAAGTGTGGCTAAGCCTATTTCCATTGAATGTCAGATGGCCAACTACTCCAATAGTCTTTACCAGCAACTGGAGGGAGAGACGGGGCTTAAAACAG GATATGTGAAGACAGGTTCCTTGTGTCTGGCGCAAAATCAAGATCGTTTTATCTCTCTTAAGCGGCTGGCATCAAGACTGAA GGTAATGGGAATCAGCTGTAACATAATTAAACCAAAAGAGATGGCCAAACTCCACCCCCTTGTTAATATTCATGACTTGGTGGGGGCACTTCACCTCCCCTCTGACGCTGTGGTCTCCTCACCTGATGTTAACCATGCACTAGCTGTGGCCGCTGCAGGACAAG GTGTTCAGATACTGGAGCGAACCAGTGTTCAGCAGGTTGTGGTGGAGAAGGGCCACGTGATGGCGGTGGAAACTGACCGTGGCTCCATCGAGTGTGACTATTTTGTCAACTGTGCTGGCCAG TGGGCTTACGAGCTGGGTCAGGCTAGTGAGGTGAAGGTGTCGGTTCCTCTCCATGGCTGTGAGCACTTCTATCTCCTCACCAAACCTCTCCAGGAGCCAGTTTCACCCAACACACCAG TGGTGATTGATATGGACGGGAGGTTATATGCAAGGCCATGGCAGGGAGGCCTCTTGTCTGGAGGTTTTGAGAAGAACCCCAAACCCATCTTCACTGAGGGCCGCAACCAGCTGGAGATCCAGAACATGCAGGAGGACTGGGATCACTTTG AGCCGATGCTCAGCGCCCTGCTGAGGAGAATGCCAGGTCTCGAGTCTGCTGAGATCCATCAGCTGGTCAACTGTCCGGAGTCTTTCACACCGGACATGCGCTGCCTGATGGGGGAGACGCCGGGTGTGTCTGGCTACTATGTGCTGGCAGGGATGAACTCCTCGGGCCTGGCCTTCGCTGGAGGAGCTGGAAA GTACCTGGCTGAGTGGATGACTTATGGCTACCCCACAGCTAACGTCTGGCCGCTGGACATCAAACGCTTTGGCAACCTGCAAAGCAGCCGAACCTTCCTGCGACACAGAGTGATGGAAGTCATGC CTTTGCTGTATGAGCTGAAGGTCCCTCGGTGGGACTTTCAGACTGGGCGCCAGCTGAGGACCAGTCCTCTGTACGACCGTCTGGACACCCAAGGGGCTCGCTGGATGGAGAAACATGGCTTTGAAAGGCCAAAGTACTTTGTTCCTCCTGGGAAAG ATTTGCTGTCTCTGGACCAGAGTAAGACCTTCTACAAACCAGACTGGTTCGACATTGTTGGAGCAGAGGTGAAATGCTGCAAAGAGGCCGTCTGTGTCATCGACATGTCCTCCTTCACCAAGTTTGAATTGACT TCCACAGGGGACCAGGCTTTGGATCTGCTGCAGCATCTGTGTGCCAATGATCTGGATGTTCCAGTTGGACACATTGTCCACACTGGCATGCTGAATGAGAGAGGGGGCTACGAGAATGACTGCAGCGTGGTCCGTCTCAGCAAGAACAG cttCTTCATCATCTCTCCGACAGACCAGCAGGTCCACTGTTGGTCCTGGATAAAGAAGCACATGCCCAATGACCCACATCTCCACCTAGAGGACGTCAGCTGGAAGTACACAG ctttaaatctgaTCGGACCACGTGCAATGGATGTTCTGGCTGAGCTGTCGTATGTTTCCATGACGCCTGACCACTTCCCCTCCATGTTCTGTAAG gaGATGAGTGTGGGCTATGCCAATGGCATCAGAGTGATGAGTATGACACACACTGGAGAACCAGGTTTCATGCTCTACATCCCTATAGAG TATGCGCTTCACGTGTACAATGAAGTGATGTCAGTGGGTCAGAAGTATGGCATTCGTAATGCAGGGTACTACGCACTGAGGAGCCTTCGCATTGAGAAATTCTTTGCCTTCTGGGgtcaggacctggacaccttcaCCACCCCGTTGGAGTGCGGACGAGAGTTCAGGGTCAAGTTTGACAAG GACACTAATTTCCTTGGTCGAGAGGCGTTGCTGCAGCAACGTCAGGATGGTGTGTTCCGGCGGTTTGTCATGCTGGTTCTGGAGGATCATGACACCGAGATGGACCTGTGGCCGTGGTGGGGCGAGCCCGTCTACCGTAACGGTGAACTGGCTGGAACAACCACCAGCAGCGCCTACAGCTACACCCTGGAGCGTCATGTGTGCCTGGGCTTCGTGTCTCCTCCCCCAGGAGCTGAGGGGCTCCCGACACCCATCACCCCTGATTTCATCAACCGCGGGGACTACGAGGTGGACATTGCTGGTCAGCGCTATCCAGCCAAAGCCAAACTGTACCCcttcagctccctcttcacccaACAAAAACGCCGCAAGGAAGACATGGAGCTCAGCAATCTTCAGGGAAAGTGA